From Gimesia panareensis, the proteins below share one genomic window:
- a CDS encoding CehA/McbA family metallohydrolase, translating into MRPSPSCRSKIFCRLIGLLICCWGNSATADLALLQIPDKPAPGTTPSEKVPQCRVTLNLTETQAGQSRIVPGMLRIRDSRGNPIPLPGLLARGTGVNSSPESEQAGIHSWSVVPGEVQISVPQTKLTFEAFSGLETELSRSEIDLTGKTTQNIALAIKRFANLSPEYKTANTHLHLMKLNRQECDRYLNQIPAADRLDLVFVSYLERAIADKTYISNRYTKADLQDLSRTAGVQFGWGEEHRHNSSGFDEGYGHVMLLDIQRLIQPVSIGPGIMKQGTDGIPLSRGIQTALADKATVIWCHNAWGLESTPNFMQGRVHALNIFDGGTRSTYEDSYYPYLNAGCRVPFSTGTDWFQYDFSRVYARLQKPLTTTTWLESLRAGRTFITNGPLLDLHVDGKSIGDQIELTPDQNSVRIRATGRGRIDFQRLELIHNGTVIKAQNTKPVQNHFESQIDFTLETTEPGWIAVRTPSPSVPKDPKRQRQTPFNEYGRELFSHTSPVYLKWKAQSRFDLDQARAYLAEMQENRKKIASQFLFADPQERAAVLDVYSDAIEDLQSKLKSR; encoded by the coding sequence ATGCGTCCGTCTCCCAGCTGTCGCTCTAAGATCTTCTGTCGTCTGATCGGCCTGCTGATCTGTTGCTGGGGCAACTCTGCAACTGCCGACCTCGCTTTGCTGCAGATCCCCGACAAACCAGCGCCCGGCACTACACCATCAGAAAAAGTGCCGCAGTGCCGGGTTACATTAAATCTCACCGAAACCCAGGCAGGTCAGTCCAGGATCGTTCCCGGAATGTTGCGCATCCGTGATTCACGGGGGAATCCGATCCCGCTCCCGGGACTGCTCGCGCGGGGAACCGGGGTGAATTCCAGTCCGGAGTCAGAACAAGCCGGCATTCACAGCTGGTCCGTCGTTCCTGGTGAGGTACAGATTTCTGTTCCCCAGACCAAATTGACTTTCGAAGCCTTCTCCGGCCTCGAAACGGAACTCAGCCGGTCCGAAATTGATCTGACGGGAAAAACAACGCAGAACATCGCCCTCGCAATAAAACGCTTCGCGAACCTTTCCCCTGAATATAAAACCGCCAATACGCACCTGCACCTGATGAAACTCAACAGGCAGGAATGTGACCGCTATCTCAACCAGATTCCGGCGGCAGATCGACTGGATCTGGTGTTTGTCTCCTACCTGGAACGGGCGATTGCCGACAAAACTTATATTTCGAATCGCTACACCAAAGCAGACCTGCAGGATTTGTCCCGGACCGCCGGAGTTCAGTTCGGCTGGGGAGAAGAACATCGGCACAACAGCTCGGGTTTTGACGAAGGGTACGGCCATGTGATGCTGCTGGATATCCAGCGTTTGATCCAGCCTGTCAGTATTGGTCCCGGAATCATGAAACAGGGAACAGACGGCATTCCCCTGTCTCGTGGAATTCAGACTGCCCTCGCTGACAAGGCGACCGTGATCTGGTGCCATAATGCGTGGGGTCTGGAATCGACACCCAATTTCATGCAAGGCCGCGTGCACGCTTTGAATATCTTTGATGGTGGAACGCGGAGCACATACGAAGACAGCTACTACCCATATCTGAACGCCGGCTGCCGGGTCCCGTTTTCAACCGGGACCGACTGGTTCCAGTACGACTTCTCGCGCGTTTATGCCCGGCTGCAGAAGCCACTCACCACGACGACGTGGCTGGAAAGCCTGAGAGCCGGGCGGACTTTCATCACCAATGGTCCGCTGCTCGATCTGCACGTAGACGGGAAATCCATCGGGGATCAGATTGAACTCACGCCCGATCAGAACAGTGTGAGGATTCGGGCGACAGGCCGGGGACGGATTGATTTCCAGCGGCTGGAACTGATCCATAACGGCACCGTCATCAAGGCGCAGAACACAAAACCGGTGCAGAACCATTTTGAATCACAGATTGATTTCACTCTGGAAACTACTGAGCCGGGCTGGATCGCAGTTCGAACGCCTTCGCCCTCTGTCCCCAAAGACCCAAAGCGGCAGCGCCAGACACCCTTCAACGAGTATGGACGTGAACTCTTTTCCCACACCAGTCCCGTCTACCTGAAATGGAAAGCGCAATCGCGGTTTGACCTCGATCAGGCTCGGGCGTATCTTGCGGAAATGCAGGAGAACCGGAAAAAAATCGCCAGTCAGTTTCTCTTCGCTGACCCGCAGGAACGGGCGGCTGTGCTGGATGTTTATTCGGATGCGATCGAGGATCTACAGAGTAAGCTCAAATCCCGTTAA